The Catenuloplanes niger genome includes a window with the following:
- the cydB gene encoding cytochrome d ubiquinol oxidase subunit II, which translates to MDLATFWFILIGVLFVGYFVLEGFDFGVGMLLPVLGRDDRERRVVINTIGPVWDGNEVWLITAGGAMFAAFPEWYATLFSGFYLPLLLILVALIVRAVGFDYRGKRTDAAWKRNWDIAIIFGSYAPALLWGVAFANIVRGVPIDGNFDYTGGFFNLLNPYALLGGVTMVALCLTHGAVFLALKTEGDIRVRANRIAGRAGLVTAVLAVAFLAWTVTSFGGNAASVATAVVAALALVGALLANRAGREGWAFVGTAITIGLAVVTLFTVLFPNVMPSSTDPANTLTIANASSTPYTLKIMTWVALLVTPVVLLYQGWTYWVFRKRIGVHHIPDDGAVSSPAGSAIGGA; encoded by the coding sequence GTGGATCTCGCAACCTTCTGGTTCATCCTCATCGGCGTGCTGTTCGTCGGCTACTTCGTGCTGGAGGGCTTCGACTTCGGCGTCGGCATGCTGCTGCCCGTGCTCGGCCGCGACGACCGGGAACGCCGCGTCGTCATCAACACCATCGGCCCGGTCTGGGACGGCAACGAGGTCTGGCTGATCACCGCCGGCGGCGCCATGTTCGCCGCGTTCCCCGAGTGGTACGCCACGCTGTTCTCCGGCTTCTACCTGCCGCTGCTGCTGATCCTGGTCGCGCTGATCGTCCGCGCGGTCGGCTTCGACTACCGCGGCAAGCGCACCGACGCCGCGTGGAAGCGCAACTGGGACATCGCGATCATCTTCGGGTCGTACGCGCCGGCGCTGCTCTGGGGTGTCGCGTTCGCGAACATCGTCCGCGGCGTGCCGATCGACGGCAACTTCGACTACACCGGCGGATTCTTCAACCTGCTCAACCCGTACGCGCTGCTCGGCGGCGTCACCATGGTCGCGCTCTGCCTCACCCACGGCGCGGTGTTCCTGGCGCTGAAGACCGAGGGCGACATCCGCGTCCGGGCCAACCGGATCGCCGGCCGGGCCGGGCTGGTCACCGCGGTCCTCGCGGTCGCGTTCCTCGCCTGGACCGTGACCTCGTTCGGCGGCAACGCGGCGTCCGTGGCGACCGCGGTGGTGGCCGCGCTCGCGCTGGTCGGCGCGCTGCTGGCGAACCGGGCCGGCCGCGAGGGCTGGGCCTTCGTCGGCACCGCGATCACCATCGGGCTGGCCGTGGTCACGCTGTTCACCGTGCTGTTCCCGAACGTGATGCCGTCCTCGACCGACCCGGCGAACACGCTGACGATCGCGAACGCGTCCTCCACCCCGTACACGCTGAAGATCATGACGTGGGTGGCGCTGCTGGTCACCCCGGTCGTGCTGCTCTACCAGGGCTGGACCTACTGGGTGTTCCGCAAGCGGATCGGCGTGCACCACATCCCGGACGACGGCGCCGTCTCCTCCCCGGCGGGGTCCGCGATCGGCGGGGCGTAG
- a CDS encoding pentapeptide repeat-containing protein, whose product MAIDPTRLPRTESAIHDADWALDDLSGQVHERVAFTGVDLTEAASTGASFTECVFTQCRFNAGAHVRTAMVNCVFVGCSFFEVRLEDCKLVGSVFEDCTFGLFTAVGGDWSFVSLAGADLRKSSITGVRMREADLSGVKAAHATLAGVDLAGASFRGADLSGADLRGSELSALDPLTVTLKGAVIDTAGAVQIAGALGLSVR is encoded by the coding sequence ATGGCGATCGACCCGACCCGGCTTCCCCGCACCGAATCCGCGATCCACGACGCCGACTGGGCGCTGGACGACCTGTCCGGTCAGGTGCACGAGCGGGTCGCGTTCACCGGGGTGGACCTGACCGAGGCGGCGAGCACGGGGGCGAGCTTCACCGAGTGCGTGTTCACGCAGTGCCGGTTCAACGCGGGCGCGCACGTCCGTACCGCCATGGTGAACTGTGTGTTCGTGGGGTGTTCGTTCTTCGAGGTCCGGCTGGAGGACTGCAAGCTGGTCGGCAGCGTCTTCGAGGACTGCACGTTCGGCCTGTTCACCGCCGTCGGCGGGGACTGGTCGTTCGTGTCGCTGGCCGGGGCCGACCTGCGGAAGTCGTCGATCACGGGGGTGCGGATGCGGGAGGCGGACCTGTCCGGCGTCAAGGCCGCGCACGCCACGCTGGCCGGGGTCGACCTGGCCGGCGCGTCGTTCCGGGGCGCCGATCTCAGCGGGGCCGACCTGCGCGGCAGTGAGCTGAGCGCGCTCGACCCGCTGACCGTGACGCTGAAGGGCGCCGTGATCGACACCGCGGGTGCGGTGCAGATCGCCGGCGCCCTCGGGCTCAGCGTGCGGTGA
- a CDS encoding SDR family NAD(P)-dependent oxidoreductase gives MTHVALVTGANQGIGAAVAEALATRGDAVLLTALPMPPSAHRPDPTMPPSYAADRARTCEPVLERIRAAGGTAAAVEADLTDPDVAGRLFDAAEDAFGPVDILVNNASGWQADTFSADGTDKFGRPLVPVTAAGFDHQFAVDTRAPALLIAEFARRHAARGARWGRIVGLTSGSPKGFPGEASYGAAKAAHENYTMTAATELAQLGITANMVHPPVTDTGWVTPAVAAAVEADPHWLGLARPAEVAEVIAWLTSDAARRVTGHRIEMR, from the coding sequence ATGACCCATGTCGCCCTTGTGACCGGCGCCAACCAGGGCATCGGCGCGGCCGTCGCGGAGGCGCTCGCGACCCGCGGCGACGCGGTGCTGCTGACCGCGCTGCCGATGCCGCCGTCCGCGCACCGGCCGGACCCGACCATGCCACCGTCCTACGCCGCGGACCGGGCCCGGACCTGCGAACCGGTCCTGGAACGCATCCGCGCGGCCGGCGGCACCGCGGCCGCGGTCGAGGCGGACCTGACCGACCCGGACGTGGCCGGGCGGCTGTTCGACGCGGCCGAGGACGCGTTCGGGCCGGTCGACATCCTGGTCAACAACGCCAGCGGCTGGCAGGCCGACACGTTCAGCGCCGACGGCACCGACAAGTTCGGCCGGCCGCTGGTGCCGGTGACCGCGGCCGGGTTCGACCACCAGTTCGCCGTGGACACCCGCGCACCCGCACTGCTGATCGCCGAGTTCGCCCGCCGGCACGCGGCCCGCGGCGCACGCTGGGGACGGATCGTGGGCCTGACCTCCGGCTCACCGAAGGGCTTCCCCGGGGAGGCGTCCTACGGCGCGGCGAAGGCCGCGCACGAGAACTACACGATGACGGCCGCGACCGAACTGGCGCAGCTCGGCATCACCGCGAACATGGTCCACCCACCGGTCACCGACACCGGCTGGGTGACCCCGGCCGTCGCCGCCGCCGTCGAGGCCGACCCGCACTGGCTCGGGCTCGCCCGGCCCGCCGAGGTGGCCGAGGTCATCGCATGGCTGACCTCGGACGCGGCCCGCCGGGTCACCGGTCACCGCATCGAGATGCGGTGA
- the hemC gene encoding hydroxymethylbilane synthase, translating into MSVSRVVRVGTRNSPMALAQVERVKARLAEAHPDVAVEVVSMTTSGDRWQGSLAALGGKGAFTKEVDAALLDGRVDLAVHCVKDVPGDRPAPAGTVMAAFMARDDVRDCLVHPGGLSIDALPAGTRVGTSAVRRVAQMALHWPHLTPVPIRGNANSRLAKLDAGEYDALLLAVSGLERIGRPERITHPIGTDTIVPAVGAGTLVIQVRQDDSELRDLVACLDDPRAVRETTAERTMLHILQGNCHSPIGALARTEPDGRLSLRARVISLDGKTVLDVHEWASDPITLGTSVAAALLRQGARDVLGL; encoded by the coding sequence ATGTCTGTTTCGCGTGTGGTGCGCGTCGGGACGCGGAACTCGCCGATGGCGCTCGCCCAGGTGGAGCGGGTCAAGGCGCGGCTGGCGGAGGCCCATCCGGACGTCGCCGTCGAGGTCGTGTCGATGACGACCAGCGGTGACCGGTGGCAGGGCAGCCTGGCCGCGCTCGGTGGGAAGGGCGCGTTCACCAAGGAGGTCGACGCCGCGCTGCTGGACGGCCGGGTCGATCTCGCGGTGCACTGTGTGAAGGACGTGCCTGGTGACCGGCCGGCGCCGGCCGGGACGGTGATGGCCGCGTTCATGGCGCGCGACGACGTCCGGGACTGTCTGGTGCATCCGGGTGGGCTGTCCATCGACGCGCTGCCGGCCGGGACCCGGGTGGGTACGTCGGCGGTGCGGCGGGTGGCGCAGATGGCGCTGCACTGGCCGCATCTGACGCCGGTGCCGATCCGCGGTAACGCGAACTCGCGGCTGGCGAAGCTGGACGCCGGTGAGTACGACGCGTTGCTGCTGGCGGTGTCCGGGCTGGAGCGCATCGGGCGGCCGGAGCGGATCACGCATCCGATCGGGACGGACACGATCGTGCCCGCGGTCGGCGCCGGCACGCTGGTGATCCAGGTCCGGCAGGACGACTCCGAGCTGCGGGATCTGGTGGCGTGCCTGGACGATCCGCGGGCGGTGCGGGAGACCACGGCCGAGCGGACGATGCTGCACATCCTGCAGGGCAACTGTCACAGTCCGATCGGGGCGCTGGCCCGCACCGAGCCGGACGGCCGCCTGAGCCTGCGCGCCCGGGTGATCAGTCTGGACGGCAAGACCGTGCTGGACGTGCACGAGTGGGCGTCCGACCCGATCACGCTGGGCACGTCCGTCGCGGCCGCGCTGCTGCGTCAGGGCGCCCGGGACGTGCTCGGTCTGTAG
- a CDS encoding VOC family protein, with protein MFDHVGVQVTDVEKSLAFYLGVFGPIGMREVKRFPVPPSIVVGLGLGDEPGFWLSPSGGPETRELHIAFPAPGRAAVDAVHRAAVAAGAQVLHPPRIWPEYHPGYYAVFLRDPDGHNVEAVHHTF; from the coding sequence ATGTTCGATCACGTGGGCGTCCAGGTCACGGACGTGGAGAAGTCGCTGGCCTTCTACCTCGGGGTGTTCGGCCCGATCGGCATGCGGGAGGTGAAACGCTTCCCCGTGCCCCCGTCGATCGTGGTCGGTCTCGGTCTCGGCGACGAGCCCGGCTTCTGGCTCAGCCCGTCCGGCGGCCCGGAGACGCGCGAGCTGCACATCGCGTTCCCGGCACCCGGCCGGGCCGCGGTCGACGCGGTCCACCGGGCCGCGGTCGCGGCCGGCGCCCAGGTGCTGCACCCACCACGGATCTGGCCGGAGTACCACCCGGGTTACTACGCGGTGTTCCTGCGCGACCCGGACGGCCACAACGTCGAGGCGGTCCACCACACGTTCTGA
- a CDS encoding SMI1/KNR4 family protein, which yields MGEQWPDGGPWVVVPTSAEVDWEAAVAALTAAASVRVAAVAIGGSGGPVRASVATWTELRDTDPDPLTLAETCDLVAVLARTHGLVLVAGVPGLLVPVGRAGWTMTDLAARLGAPVVVVTGDGPDAANHTTLALDALTTRGLAGTVVTVGGPPPGDARPEFGSPPAVPAPAESAGSGRAASVTPPVVPDPARSNPAESAGSGQAVAATPPAATPPAVPEAPAGGPAMAEDLPVTSHPPADTDGPRARAGSPEPADSPELAERLPVTPAGRIPAGVGVPGREAARGFLDPILHASTGRAAAPAPAPAAAPAGPPVPVTGGTRVALALIALFVTMSLAAVGLAFCDRPDERPQVTAETSVAPRWRDTPPPAPTPSFTGVPVTRFCPVDALPGPPTRPSPRVTDRVDAAWERIEKWLAAKAPESHASLRPGAGVADIDAAQRRMSVPFPPDLVASLLRHNGTGNGVAGFPLPFMHPPMTVAETVDAWQSLCETAATYHTPGDASWWDNEYVPFARAGDGGYLLVDQRKPAVTGRVVEFYDEDGVRFSGWPSSVADLLEQVATALETGEPFAGRYRPALAGDRLEWIIR from the coding sequence ATGGGTGAGCAATGGCCGGACGGCGGGCCGTGGGTCGTGGTGCCCACGTCCGCCGAGGTCGACTGGGAGGCCGCGGTCGCGGCGCTGACGGCCGCGGCGTCGGTACGGGTCGCGGCCGTCGCGATCGGCGGCTCCGGCGGACCGGTGCGCGCGAGCGTGGCCACGTGGACGGAACTGCGCGACACCGACCCGGACCCGCTCACGCTGGCCGAGACGTGCGACCTCGTCGCGGTGCTCGCCCGGACGCACGGGCTGGTGCTGGTCGCGGGCGTGCCCGGCCTGCTCGTCCCGGTGGGCCGGGCCGGCTGGACGATGACGGACCTGGCCGCGCGGCTGGGCGCCCCGGTCGTGGTGGTCACCGGCGACGGGCCGGACGCGGCGAACCACACCACGCTCGCACTCGACGCACTGACCACCCGCGGCCTGGCCGGCACGGTCGTCACGGTCGGCGGCCCACCACCGGGTGACGCGCGACCCGAGTTCGGTTCCCCACCGGCCGTGCCTGCCCCGGCGGAGTCGGCCGGCTCTGGGCGAGCCGCGTCCGTGACGCCTCCCGTCGTGCCTGACCCGGCGCGGTCCAACCCGGCGGAGTCGGCCGGCTCTGGGCAAGCCGTAGCCGCGACGCCTCCGGCCGCGACGCCTCCGGCCGTGCCGGAAGCGCCGGCAGGAGGACCGGCCATGGCCGAGGATCTGCCGGTCACGTCGCACCCGCCCGCGGACACGGACGGTCCGCGGGCACGGGCCGGTTCCCCGGAGCCGGCGGATTCCCCGGAGCTGGCGGAACGGCTGCCGGTGACGCCGGCCGGGCGGATTCCCGCCGGCGTCGGTGTCCCGGGCCGGGAGGCGGCGCGCGGATTCCTCGACCCGATCCTGCACGCCTCCACCGGCCGAGCCGCCGCACCCGCACCCGCGCCCGCAGCCGCACCGGCGGGCCCGCCGGTGCCGGTGACCGGTGGGACGCGGGTGGCGCTCGCCCTGATCGCGCTGTTCGTGACCATGTCGCTGGCCGCGGTCGGGCTGGCCTTCTGTGACCGGCCGGACGAGCGGCCGCAGGTGACCGCCGAGACCTCCGTCGCGCCGCGGTGGCGGGACACGCCACCGCCGGCACCGACACCGTCGTTCACCGGCGTGCCGGTGACACGGTTCTGCCCGGTGGACGCGTTGCCGGGCCCGCCGACCCGGCCGAGCCCGCGGGTGACCGACCGCGTCGACGCGGCCTGGGAACGGATCGAGAAGTGGCTGGCCGCCAAGGCGCCGGAGAGCCACGCGTCGCTGCGGCCGGGCGCCGGCGTCGCCGATATCGACGCGGCCCAGCGGCGGATGTCGGTGCCGTTCCCACCGGATCTGGTCGCGTCGCTGCTGCGGCACAACGGCACCGGCAACGGCGTCGCGGGTTTCCCGCTGCCGTTCATGCACCCGCCGATGACCGTGGCCGAGACGGTCGACGCCTGGCAGTCGCTCTGCGAGACCGCCGCCACCTACCACACCCCCGGCGACGCGTCGTGGTGGGACAACGAGTACGTCCCGTTCGCCCGCGCCGGCGACGGCGGATATCTCCTGGTCGACCAGCGGAAACCGGCCGTCACCGGCCGCGTCGTCGAGTTCTACGACGAGGACGGCGTGCGTTTCAGCGGCTGGCCGTCCTCCGTCGCGGACCTCCTCGAACAGGTCGCCACCGCGCTGGAGACCGGCGAGCCGTTCGCCGGCCGTTACCGCCCGGCCCTGGCCGGCGACCGCCTGGAGTGGATCATCCGCTGA
- a CDS encoding alpha/beta fold hydrolase yields the protein MTTVQYAHYGDVRIAYERFGETGDPLLLIGGHGRPSTWIPDGFCHALVDAGFTVVRFDNRDSGLSTHFDSHTAAGYVSAVLRRTRRPPYPVTAFADDAAAVLDANDWPAAHLVGGSMGIGIALLLAARAPDRVHSMNLLTGGYMHQHRILRYTRFATLLSIAGRRFPPGPEGEAEMTVAVMRMLASPHALDRFDDDLARDIGRRSHARHPHDPAADRRQIAAGRTGEPWPFDALPDVPIQIINGLDDPMIRATGGLDLARRLRAPIRFYPDMGHDLPKHLWGTLAADIRALADRRSVPETRPAA from the coding sequence ATGACCACCGTCCAGTACGCCCACTACGGTGACGTCCGCATCGCCTACGAACGGTTCGGCGAGACCGGCGACCCACTGCTGCTCATCGGCGGCCACGGACGACCCTCCACCTGGATCCCGGACGGCTTCTGCCACGCGCTCGTCGACGCCGGCTTCACCGTCGTCCGCTTCGACAACCGCGACAGCGGCCTCTCCACCCACTTCGACTCGCACACCGCGGCCGGATACGTCAGCGCCGTCCTGCGCCGCACCCGCCGCCCGCCGTACCCGGTCACCGCGTTCGCCGACGACGCCGCCGCGGTCCTCGACGCCAACGACTGGCCCGCCGCCCACCTCGTCGGCGGCTCCATGGGCATCGGCATCGCGCTGCTCCTCGCCGCCCGCGCACCCGACCGCGTCCACAGCATGAACCTGCTCACCGGCGGCTACATGCACCAACACCGCATCCTGCGCTACACCCGCTTCGCCACACTGCTCAGCATCGCCGGACGCCGATTCCCACCCGGCCCCGAGGGGGAGGCCGAGATGACCGTCGCCGTCATGCGCATGCTCGCCTCACCGCACGCACTCGACCGCTTCGACGACGACCTCGCCCGCGACATCGGCCGCCGCAGCCACGCCCGCCACCCGCACGACCCGGCCGCCGACCGCCGCCAGATCGCGGCCGGCCGCACCGGCGAACCGTGGCCGTTCGATGCTCTGCCCGACGTACCCATCCAGATCATCAACGGCCTCGACGATCCGATGATCCGCGCCACCGGCGGCCTAGACCTGGCCCGCCGCCTGCGGGCCCCGATCAGGTTCTATCCCGACATGGGGCACGACCTGCCGAAACATCTGTGGGGCACGCTGGCGGCGGACATCCGCGCGCTCGCTGACCGCCGGAGCGTTCCGGAGACCCGGCCGGCTGCCTGA
- a CDS encoding tyrosine-type recombinase/integrase, giving the protein MQHIPDVTGERDEKLIVLIDEFLAARAIRKPSAHTLAAYRRDLTAIARLLADGDLVPDGTAPLPLATLPISAVTARSLRSAFAHFAAPRAAASVYRAWSTWNSFFAFLVADGRVPGNPMSAVDKPRVPTPTPKPLRGEETPEKLLEAVAEAPDGRQRHPWPERDLVVLALALCAGLRLAELLDLRVGSVVGRAGERRVEVLGKGGRPRSVPIEPELDALVERYLESRRRRFGTRTVTRESPLLVDRFSAPLRRGGLQYLVESCYRRAGIVDRVPAGAQLHALRHTFATRLAEDGASASEIMRLLGHATLTTSQNYIDVTAGQQRAAIKANRTNRALARLAAE; this is encoded by the coding sequence ATGCAGCACATACCGGACGTAACGGGCGAACGTGACGAGAAGCTCATCGTGCTGATCGACGAGTTCCTGGCGGCGCGGGCGATCCGGAAGCCGTCGGCGCACACGCTCGCCGCCTACCGGCGTGACCTGACCGCGATCGCCCGGCTGCTCGCCGACGGTGATCTCGTCCCCGACGGCACCGCTCCCCTCCCCCTGGCCACGCTGCCCATCTCGGCCGTGACCGCGCGGTCGTTGCGCTCCGCGTTCGCGCACTTCGCCGCGCCGCGTGCCGCCGCGTCGGTCTACCGCGCCTGGTCGACGTGGAACAGCTTCTTCGCGTTCCTGGTCGCGGACGGGCGGGTGCCGGGCAACCCGATGTCCGCGGTCGACAAGCCGCGCGTGCCGACGCCCACGCCGAAACCGTTGCGTGGCGAGGAGACGCCGGAGAAGTTGCTGGAGGCGGTGGCCGAGGCCCCGGACGGCCGGCAGCGGCACCCGTGGCCGGAGCGGGACCTGGTCGTGCTGGCCCTGGCGCTGTGTGCCGGCCTGCGCCTGGCCGAGCTGCTCGACCTGCGGGTCGGCTCGGTCGTCGGGCGTGCCGGTGAGCGCCGGGTGGAGGTGCTGGGCAAGGGCGGCCGGCCGCGGTCGGTGCCGATCGAGCCGGAGCTGGACGCGCTGGTCGAACGCTACCTGGAGTCGCGGCGCCGGCGGTTCGGCACGCGCACGGTGACGCGCGAGTCGCCGCTGCTGGTGGACCGGTTCTCCGCGCCGTTGCGCCGTGGCGGCCTGCAGTACCTGGTGGAGTCCTGCTACCGGCGGGCCGGCATCGTCGACCGGGTCCCGGCCGGCGCCCAGCTGCACGCGCTGCGGCACACGTTCGCGACCCGGCTGGCCGAGGACGGCGCCAGCGCCTCCGAGATCATGCGGCTGCTGGGCCACGCCACGTTGACGACGAGCCAGAACTACATCGACGTGACCGCCGGCCAGCAGCGCGCCGCCATCAAGGCCAACCGTACGAACCGCGCGCTCGCCCGCCTCGCCGCCGAGTAG
- a CDS encoding GNAT family N-acetyltransferase, with protein MTSPVITQAVPDDRERVVATFVAAFEADPVLRHLFPGDSYPELAPAFAAHLFDRRVASGTVWLADGGAAVAMWDPPGPATAAPPAASYLPADAAARVDAYDAVIHPHLPSGPHWYLGVLARDPAHAGRRLGRTVMEAGLRRAAADGVPAYLETATAANVAMYRRSGWTVESELDANGVDAWILRHPGLPS; from the coding sequence GTGACTTCACCGGTGATCACCCAGGCGGTACCGGACGACCGGGAGCGGGTCGTCGCCACGTTCGTCGCGGCGTTCGAGGCCGACCCGGTGCTGCGGCACCTGTTCCCCGGCGACTCCTACCCGGAGCTCGCGCCCGCGTTCGCCGCGCACCTGTTCGACCGGCGGGTCGCGTCCGGCACGGTCTGGCTCGCCGACGGCGGCGCCGCGGTCGCGATGTGGGACCCGCCCGGCCCCGCCACCGCGGCCCCGCCGGCCGCGTCCTACCTGCCCGCGGACGCGGCGGCCCGGGTCGACGCCTACGACGCGGTGATCCACCCGCACCTGCCGTCCGGGCCGCACTGGTACCTGGGCGTGCTCGCCCGCGACCCGGCGCACGCCGGCCGGCGGCTCGGCCGCACCGTGATGGAGGCGGGCCTGCGGCGCGCGGCCGCGGACGGCGTCCCCGCCTACCTGGAGACCGCGACGGCCGCGAACGTCGCCATGTACCGGCGCAGCGGCTGGACCGTCGAGAGCGAGCTCGACGCGAACGGCGTCGACGCCTGGATCCTGCGGCATCCGGGCCTGCCGTCCTAA
- a CDS encoding nucleotidyl transferase AbiEii/AbiGii toxin family protein, translating to MRLHPAHARIARIALAVANRHGFALGGGLALIAHGVVHRPTEDVDLFSDVAGSVPAATRLVAEALRADGFLVAEIEDETGYLGYHLAELEITDPGRSGIVIRVSLGELHRARSPVVLDLIGPVMDLADLRAWKVSALVSRAEPRDYIDVAAFLADTDAATLIGLARAVDPEIEAEDIARIRPRLDRMPDREFHAYGLSDDQIAEVRKRFTAWP from the coding sequence ATGCGGCTGCACCCCGCGCATGCGCGCATCGCCCGGATCGCGCTCGCCGTGGCGAACCGGCACGGTTTCGCGCTCGGCGGCGGTCTCGCGCTGATCGCGCACGGCGTGGTGCACCGGCCGACCGAGGACGTGGACCTGTTCAGTGACGTGGCCGGCTCGGTTCCGGCCGCGACGCGGCTGGTGGCCGAGGCGCTGCGGGCCGACGGGTTCCTGGTCGCGGAGATCGAGGACGAGACCGGCTACCTCGGGTATCACCTGGCCGAACTGGAGATCACCGATCCGGGGCGGTCCGGGATCGTGATCCGGGTCAGTCTCGGTGAGCTGCACCGGGCGCGTTCACCCGTGGTGCTGGACCTGATCGGGCCGGTGATGGACCTGGCGGACCTGCGGGCGTGGAAGGTGTCGGCGCTGGTGTCCCGGGCGGAGCCGCGCGACTACATCGACGTGGCCGCGTTCCTGGCGGACACGGACGCGGCCACGCTGATCGGGCTGGCCCGCGCGGTCGACCCGGAGATCGAGGCGGAGGACATCGCCCGGATCCGGCCGCGGCTGGACCGGATGCCGGACCGGGAGTTCCACGCGTACGGGCTGAGCGACGATCAGATCGCCGAGGTGCGGAAACGGTTCACGGCCTGGCCGTGA
- a CDS encoding TetR/AcrR family transcriptional regulator, whose translation MPRAVDLDARRAEIADALLRLVEERGLAAATMRETAAAAGVSLGAVQRCFATREEMVLFALTRINERFRARVLAAVSPTAGPRESARTLVTQMLPFAEPGRADARVALAFLGVAAGDPQVAAALRVGDRGAREFFTRHLAGFGHPPVAATRLLALIDGLRAPLLLGHLAPDDALAAIDAHLDELF comes from the coding sequence GTGCCACGAGCCGTGGATCTGGACGCCCGCCGCGCCGAGATCGCCGACGCGCTGCTGCGGCTGGTCGAGGAACGCGGCCTGGCCGCCGCGACCATGCGCGAGACCGCGGCCGCGGCGGGCGTGTCGCTCGGCGCGGTGCAGCGCTGCTTCGCGACCCGGGAGGAGATGGTGCTGTTCGCGCTGACCCGGATCAACGAGCGGTTCCGGGCCCGCGTGCTGGCCGCGGTCTCCCCCACCGCCGGCCCGCGCGAGTCGGCCCGCACGCTGGTCACCCAGATGCTGCCGTTCGCCGAGCCGGGCCGGGCCGACGCCCGGGTCGCGCTGGCGTTCCTGGGCGTGGCCGCCGGTGATCCGCAGGTGGCCGCGGCGCTGCGCGTCGGTGATCGCGGCGCCCGCGAGTTCTTCACCCGGCACCTGGCCGGTTTCGGTCATCCGCCGGTCGCGGCGACCCGGTTGCTCGCCCTGATCGACGGTCTCCGCGCTCCCCTGCTGCTCGGTCACCTGGCGCCCGACGACGCGCTCGCCGCGATCGACGCCCACCTGGACGAGCTGTTCTGA
- a CDS encoding ATP-binding cassette domain-containing protein yields the protein MESARWIAQPQTRPPLTLAFPQVEATALSARGISVRTLLHDVDLDVRGAERVRITGPNGSGKTTLLRVLAGQLTPDAGEVTGGPVSLLPQTHDTLRTRVTVLEHFRAHVPVYADEAEALLDAHLFGPETWDAPLATLSAGELRRLLLAIMVNSTSRVLLLDEPTNYLDFDALDVVEEALRAYHGTLIVVTHDAYFARAIGLDREVSL from the coding sequence ATGGAGTCGGCACGGTGGATCGCGCAGCCGCAGACCCGCCCGCCGCTGACGCTCGCGTTCCCGCAGGTGGAGGCCACGGCGCTGTCCGCGCGCGGGATCTCCGTACGTACCCTGCTGCACGATGTGGATCTGGACGTGCGCGGTGCCGAGCGGGTGCGGATCACCGGGCCGAACGGGTCCGGGAAGACCACGCTGCTGCGGGTCCTCGCCGGGCAGCTGACCCCGGACGCGGGCGAGGTGACCGGCGGGCCGGTGTCGCTGCTGCCGCAGACACACGACACGCTGCGCACCCGCGTGACCGTGCTGGAGCACTTCCGGGCGCACGTGCCGGTCTACGCGGACGAGGCGGAAGCGCTGCTGGACGCGCACCTGTTCGGCCCGGAGACCTGGGACGCGCCGCTGGCCACACTGTCCGCGGGGGAGCTGCGCCGGCTGCTGCTGGCCATCATGGTCAACTCGACGTCGCGGGTGCTGCTGCTGGACGAGCCGACGAACTATCTGGACTTCGACGCGCTCGACGTGGTCGAGGAGGCGCTCCGCGCCTACCACGGCACGTTGATCGTGGTCACCCACGACGCGTACTTCGCCCGCGCGATCGGGCTGGACCGGGAGGTTTCCCTATGA